A genome region from Dethiobacter alkaliphilus AHT 1 includes the following:
- a CDS encoding bifunctional folylpolyglutamate synthase/dihydrofolate synthase: MNYNEAIDWIHSLYRFGINPGLERITELLRRLEDPQKKIRCIHIAGTNGKGSTAAFLASMLEAQGLQVGLYTSPYLEAFTNRMAINGGDIDENRLAELVTQIRRHVEEISQTEAGQPTEFEVVTALAFLYFAEEQPDWVIMEVGLGGRLDATNVIEPAVSVLTNIGLEHTQVLGDTISAIAFEKAGIIKPSTPAVTAAEKEDALQVFRSVAVERGATLVEMDRDFGYEQLSASLDGQVFNYWSRQRKLDNLQISLLGPHQVRNAALAVATRELLPVPLDTDAIYRGLAAAKWPGRLEVFSRRPLVLVDGAHNIDGIKALKSALDTILDGRPLRLVLGILGDKAVDEILSLIVPLATAGLIVTKPDNPRASNPREVAELARRYTSAPVAATDTVEEAVALGLAQTGEEEALCISGSLYTISEAREVLKKHFL; the protein is encoded by the coding sequence TTGAACTATAATGAAGCAATTGACTGGATTCACAGTTTGTACCGCTTTGGCATCAATCCCGGCCTGGAGCGGATAACCGAGCTGCTCAGGCGACTGGAAGATCCCCAGAAAAAAATCCGCTGCATTCATATTGCCGGAACTAACGGGAAAGGATCCACCGCCGCTTTTCTGGCATCCATGCTGGAGGCCCAGGGCCTGCAGGTGGGCCTGTATACATCCCCCTATTTAGAGGCATTTACAAATCGCATGGCCATTAACGGCGGCGACATTGATGAAAACCGGTTGGCTGAACTGGTGACCCAAATCCGCAGGCATGTGGAGGAAATTTCGCAGACGGAAGCGGGCCAGCCCACAGAGTTTGAGGTGGTTACCGCTCTGGCTTTTCTTTATTTTGCAGAGGAGCAGCCTGACTGGGTAATTATGGAGGTGGGCCTGGGAGGGCGCCTTGATGCCACCAATGTAATTGAGCCGGCTGTGTCGGTACTGACCAATATCGGCCTGGAGCATACGCAGGTGCTGGGCGATACCATCTCCGCCATTGCCTTTGAAAAGGCCGGCATTATTAAACCTTCTACCCCCGCTGTTACCGCGGCGGAAAAAGAGGACGCTTTGCAGGTGTTTCGCTCTGTGGCCGTGGAGCGGGGCGCCACTTTGGTAGAAATGGACAGGGATTTTGGATATGAACAACTGTCTGCTTCCCTCGACGGCCAGGTATTTAACTATTGGAGCAGGCAGCGTAAGCTGGATAATCTGCAGATTTCCCTTTTGGGGCCGCATCAGGTCCGCAACGCGGCGCTGGCTGTGGCCACCAGGGAATTACTGCCTGTCCCCCTTGATACAGACGCTATTTACCGCGGACTGGCGGCGGCCAAATGGCCCGGCAGGTTGGAGGTTTTTTCCCGCCGCCCTCTGGTGCTGGTGGATGGTGCGCATAACATTGACGGAATTAAAGCCCTCAAAAGCGCGCTGGATACCATTCTGGATGGCCGCCCTCTCCGGTTGGTGCTGGGGATACTGGGTGATAAGGCGGTGGATGAAATTCTCAGCCTAATTGTGCCGCTGGCCACAGCGGGATTGATTGTTACCAAGCCGGATAACCCCCGGGCGTCAAACCCCCGGGAGGTGGCGGAGCTTGCCCGCCGCTATACAAGCGCTCCGGTGGCGGCAACTGACACGGTGGAGGAGGCGGTGGCGCTGGGGCTTGCCCAAACCGGTGAGGAAGAAGCCCTTTGCATCTCCGGTTCTTTATACACCATCAGCGAAGCCAGGGAAGTTTTGAAAAAACATTTTCTCTAA